TGTAGCCTACTTTGGATTTTTGTGGGGAAAGACTGACTCTGTTccaggttggactcaaactcatggtggtctctagcctcaaactccataGTGCTGCGACATAGGTCTGCACTACTACACAGGGATCAGTTTTGTAGTTCTTCTGTcattaaatctctctctccctctctgtctctgtgtatgtctctgtctttttttgtctgtctcttgctgtctctgtctgtgtagaggtcagagggtacCTGGTATCCATGAGCTcacttttcaaaataaacaatgtTTTATTGTTTGCCATGccatatgccaggctagctggcctgcaatCTTTCAAAGATTCTCTTATCTCCAACTCTTATCTTTCATTAGAGACCTGGGATTACATAGACACCTGGCCTATCATTCATGGAAGAAGCAGAATTTGGGAAACAGTTATGGTGTTCCATACATGTATCATCCCTCCATAATACTGAAACATGATTCTAAAGTATACATCAATGAATGCAGCTGCATTAAATACCCATCAACAGAGTGAAGTCTCttccatgtggtttttttcttttgtaacatgCTGGGCATGCTACCCAAATATTATAGAGTTGAGCTACATACCTAAcctcacatgcctttaatgccccCCTTTCTTTGCATGTCTCTACATACCTTGTgcttctttttgtattttcaataatttataaaatgatcaTCATATTGATCTTCCTACATCAATATTAGTGACATTCTCTGTGGCATTTTGAATCACCAGAATTGCTGAAAACTGTCATACCCTCATACCCTCAGTGTTTAGTAAACACCAAATTACCTTTCTGAACTTGATAACATTGTGTCAAGGTTTTGAGTGGTTAAGTTAGTGAGTTTGCATTCTGCAAAGTTTAAATAAgtgtttattctatttttattttattttattttattttatttaaataagtgtttattctaattttaatgggaaatttctatttttaaaggtgAAGAATCTCACCTTTGCATACCTCAGTCTGCATTATAGCCAAGAAATATTCAGGAAACATTGGTAATATCCAGGTACCCTACCAAGTGTTGGCCCTGTTACAAGATAAAAACAGACATGATTTTTCTTGCATAGAATTTGAATTCTGGTGGGAGGTTAGCTGTAAACTAGTGATCAGGAGCATAAGGGGGCTGTAGGTTAAGATCAGGATGCTATGGGAACATGGCAGTAGGTCTTACCAGGCAGGTAGGCAAATATTTTTCCAAGCAAGTAGTAGCTACTAAACTTTAAGAATAAGTAGGAATAAGTCAGATAAAGCATGAGCTGTGGGAAGAAGTTAAAAATTACAAGGAAAAAAGTTGAAGAATGGAGACTAGAAATTATGGTTTCAGTTGTTATCCACAGAGAAGTGGAATGCAAGAGTCACTGTGAGCCCATATGTGGCCTAAAGGGTAGGCACAGGTCCAGCAATAAAGTATCATTTGTGCATTCAAAAAGAATGTGCCTTTATCTTAAAAGCAATGATAATCCCTTGAAACATTTattggaaaagagaaaataagattgCTATCTTAGATTGCAAAGGTGTAAATTAAGAATATTGAAGGAGGGCATTGAGGCAGGAAATGGTGGCATGAATTAAGAATCTAATATGATATTGCTAGAGATGCACCTTGTTCTAGGAATACGGTCTTGTGGTGAGGAATGCAGGGAGTTGATATACAATGAAGAAGAGAATTACAATGCCCTAGATTAAAGTGAAAGAAATGAGTGGATGCAATAAAATATCTCCTTTTTGATTCTGAATTACTTTTACTAAcataagagacagaaaaggaagacacTACAAGAGTAGGGTCATCAGTTTCTTTGTGAATCTTTTGTGACACAACCTCCTTGATATACCCAATGGAAGATAATTAGTTAATGATGGCATATATATTCTGTAGTTAGGAAAGACACCTACAGCTAGGTTTTAAGTGGCAATATAAAACTTtagtatatataaattttttcttGGAGAGATAGTCGGACAGACAAACTGACAGACAGTCAGAGAgataatagataggtagatagatagatagatagatagatagatagatagataatgggaAATGTCTTCAGAACCATCACACTGTGAGAGAATGATAAAGCATGAAGCAATCAAATTTGTCTAGGATGCCTAACCGGTAAGTTCAAGAgaaacaaagatatttcaggcaaatcaaataaaaaactgTTTAGGAAAACACTAGCTGGTGAAATACGTTAAACAGACTTAATAAGttcttattaatattaatatagacATGCTGATCTGAGCAGTATACTTATTGTGATAATGTTTTGTAGAGCATGTAAATATGTTACATCTTCTGTTCAGTATCCAATGAATTTGAATATTTTCACCTTCATTTGGAATAAGTGCcactatttttttctgaaaaggcaTTGGAGTAAACAAATGACTAGAAGGAACCAAACTGTCGTCTCCCAGTTCCTGCTCCTGGGCCTGCCTATCCTCCCTGAGCACCAGCACCTGTTCTATGCCCTGTTTCTGGCCATGTGCCTCACCACTGTCCTGGGGAACCTCATCATCATCAGCCTCATTCTACTGGACTCCCATCTCCACACTCCCATGTATTTGTTTCTCAGCAACttgtccttctctgacctctgcttctcttctgtcACAATTCCCAAATTGCTGCAGAACATGCAGAGCAAGGACCCATCCATCCCCTATGCAGGTTGTCTGACACAAATgtactttttcttgatttttgggGCCATGGAGAGTTTCCTCCTTGTggtcatggcctatgaccgctatgtggccatctgcttcCCCCTTCATTACACCAGCATCATGAGTCCTAAGCTCTGTGTGAGTCTGGTGTTGCTCTCCTGGGTGCTGACCACATTCCATGCCATGCTGCACACCCTGCTCATGGCCAGAGTTTCTTTCTGTGAGGACAACATGATTCCCCACTTTTTCTGTGATATGTCTGCTCTGCTGAAACTGGCTTGTTCTAACACTCATGACAATGAATTGGCGATATTTATCTTGGGAGGCCCTTTAGTTGTACTCCCTTTCCTTCTCATCATCGTTTCCTATGCAAAAGTTGTTTCCTTCATCTTCAAGGTCCCTTCTTCTCAAGGTATCCGTAAAGCCTTTTCTACCTGTGGCTCCCACCTGTCTGTAGTGTCACTATTCTATGGGCCAGTCATTGGTCTCTACTTATGTCCTTCAGCTAATAACTCTACTGTGAAGGGGACTGTCATGTCTTTGATGTACACAGTGGTGACTCCCATGCTGAACCCcttcatctacagcctgaggaacagagATGTGAAGGGAGCAGTAGAACGACTAGTTTGCAAAAAGCAAATTTCTTCATTCCTATGATGGTAactcttcatatttttatataattttttagaaaatattaatattaacattgaATGTTGCTACAGAATTTTACCTCACTGTGGATGCTTTGGTTAAAGATCCCACAGCATAACTTTCACTACACAAATTACAGGAAGTTTATAAAAGTAGTTGAATTTGGGAAATAAGTTTAGGAGATCCAAATATGCATTCATTGTCTTTCCCATGTGGTCCTGGAAATTGCAGTGTAGACTTAAAGTCATATTTGATCCCCATGGTTATTCCAGGATTTTCTCATTTTGTCCAAATGTCTGCTGTGACTgtttgattataaatgtgtacTCTATGATCTCAGATCAATACTTAATAATATTCAAGTATTTTACCTCAACCAGCACTTTTCCAGTTTTTCACGTGTTCTTTCTACAGCCTATCACTAGATAATTACATCACTTAATTCCCTAGACCCTATCTTTATTTCATTGTCTATATTGGTTTTCTAACCTCTCTTGACTCTTAACAGGCTTTTGTAAGCCTTTAGTATATTGCGCTCATTATTGTACTTTTTTTCTATATCTGGTATTAATCAAAATCCAGGGACACCTTAATGTATTTTCTCAAAATCAGATAAAATATTTGGTTatagtttgttgttttgttttgtttacttttctcttcctttgggggtatgattttattttgttttcttgcttttagaGAGATTTGTTGaagtattggttttttttttaggaagatCTTAAATTGgatgagaaggaaagggaagaggatcTACAGGATGTGAATATGATTCaaatatatttaacttttaaaattgttttaaataataaaaataaaatataataataaatttttaaaaaattctgaagcCCAAGAAATTGATGTCTTAAACATAAGACATGGAAATATGAGACCATTATTAGAAGTAAACAGCAAAGAAAAGCTTCAAGATTTGGGGGTgaacacagacagaaaaataaacaaaagagcaCCAAAACAATATCAAAAAGAGACAAACTGGATTACatcaaactaaaaagcttctggaCAGTTAATGGATTTTATGGAGTTCTAAGAGTTCCTTATATAGTATGTATAGCAAATCTTATCATATAATGTTATCTCCTATTCTGAAGGTTGTCTCTTTGTTGACTATTCCCAGTTATGTCTAGAAGcttatgaaatcctcaaaaataaaataaaggttggAGCCACCAGGCTCCAACAGATAGCTCCAAGCCCATGGTTACATGGAGTGTACTAATTAAACTCAatgtgtcacaaaacaaaatgaatagtcATGAATGTAAAAAGAGATTTGTGGGGAGGAGGAATATAACAGGGAGGTTAGGGAAGTGGGGAATGAGAGTTGTGTACATATCTGAAATTATCTAAAATTATCTAAAAAATAAGTCACAACTGCACACAATGCAAATATCAATGTATTGTGGGGAGACCTGATTCAATGGATACATTGGCAACAAAGCTACTGCATTTtatgctcagggaacatcacaggaGTGGGAAGATTGTGAGAGTCAGAATTCCAGAAAGGCAACTGAAAAATGTACTAtacatctaaacagagaattcttaacaaaagaaactcaaatggccaaaagacttttaaagaattgctcaacatccttagtcatcagagaaatgcaatgaaaaatgattctgagataacatcttacacttgtcagaatggttaagatcaaaaacagatgacagcttatgttggagaggatgtggagcaaggggaaccctCCTACTGTTGGTtcagtgcaaacttgtacagccactttggaaatcagtatggtggtttctcagaaaactgggaatcaatcttcttcAGGACCccgctataccactcttggacatatgcCCAAGCAATactcaataataccacaaggacacatgccaactatgttcatagcagcat
This Peromyscus leucopus breed LL Stock chromosome 8b, UCI_PerLeu_2.1, whole genome shotgun sequence DNA region includes the following protein-coding sequences:
- the LOC114688556 gene encoding olfactory receptor-like protein I9 isoform X1, whose amino-acid sequence is MSCGKKRNQTVVSQFLLLGLPILPEHQHLFYALFLAMCLTTVLGNLIIISLILLDSHLHTPMYLFLSNLSFSDLCFSSVTIPKLLQNMQSKDPSIPYAGCLTQMYFFLIFGAMESFLLVVMAYDRYVAICFPLHYTSIMSPKLCVSLVLLSWVLTTFHAMLHTLLMARVSFCEDNMIPHFFCDMSALLKLACSNTHDNELAIFILGGPLVVLPFLLIIVSYAKVVSFIFKVPSSQGIRKAFSTCGSHLSVVSLFYGPVIGLYLCPSANNSTVKGTVMSLMYTVVTPMLNPFIYSLRNRDVKGAVERLVCKKQISSFL
- the LOC114688556 gene encoding olfactory receptor-like protein I9 isoform X2, whose protein sequence is MTRRNQTVVSQFLLLGLPILPEHQHLFYALFLAMCLTTVLGNLIIISLILLDSHLHTPMYLFLSNLSFSDLCFSSVTIPKLLQNMQSKDPSIPYAGCLTQMYFFLIFGAMESFLLVVMAYDRYVAICFPLHYTSIMSPKLCVSLVLLSWVLTTFHAMLHTLLMARVSFCEDNMIPHFFCDMSALLKLACSNTHDNELAIFILGGPLVVLPFLLIIVSYAKVVSFIFKVPSSQGIRKAFSTCGSHLSVVSLFYGPVIGLYLCPSANNSTVKGTVMSLMYTVVTPMLNPFIYSLRNRDVKGAVERLVCKKQISSFL